A genomic region of Fusarium falciforme chromosome 4, complete sequence contains the following coding sequences:
- a CDS encoding Protein kinase domain-containing protein encodes MDSSERWLLDDSARLTMEPMEVMDVTMDNSMHNSKSYSQDYSMDDATDDATDDTSDVDFDLRDKIFDAMQENNEGKEFIPADEITRLASRDAIEAELMNTCAHDELAKHVDYVLNKPAIKVFLILVSCQNVGAMTKIYASGFGDEHLPLCEQGSTRGGKRQKQLQSLSPKPDTVSVLNPLRSWRHAERRLFLEKQWVFMAPVFRREEFAHKLHPRCPLPFIPFTDNDQTQNGARGGMSGSIQEIQVHEAHQKVLPQDGKPIRVALKIILPQMSHYFQQEEETLRVIQNIDHPHLIKPIASYQYHNHEDGCFLFPWAERGNLKEFWKTEKTRPLKNPKMMAWMLKQMCGLCDALGILHGKGRRHGDIKPENILLFEEGGYNGTLRIADVGLAKFHADATERRVLLKEITKTMTGTTRYLSPEFVHKDQIPRVFDVWSLGCVFVEFLIWTLHGYNQLSSFRKASCAYFWEEVNGSFDIHPEVRTWMSNIEKILQGSKTALESLLNLVKSHMLVTDDKMRSSSTEVHKMLAEICQHAKNEPRYLNNDEVESRARTYPPRPRESPHNLAPPPEQQRGRLAPQKQGSFDIHVVGPDDEVDNTSLIVNTTIRAQQYVECEIKETTYSNQLITDRLPSRWSARAHMPEELSLLTVDQEQVHRLNKDTWQSKADNEFAQSLFSNSDWSHQYPAQAPSKLCRKCTSLDIWQPGFEFGGLVGDIRARSKECDLCLLFTQAASKLKWGDSVRLLSRRVDSTIRIMPDGPTILSLYSDPEEVPASPDAQIGYPLLPKAGSPSQFAFIHEWLRVCRETHRHGRLPDASLNSAELPTRVIDLGVSDKPKLQLIAGEDMESQQYFALSHCWGKSMRFRALKENIEALTKAIDFRRLPRTFKEAIKTARGLNVRYLWIDSLCVIQDDQDDWKREAARMQQVFSNATCVIAASSASSSAEGFLETRRDERPFVTLRSPSGATTYVCKFIDNFAQDMEEAPLNKRGWVLQERALARRSIHFTSTQVYLECGEGVHCESLMKLANDKAAFLGDSDFPNSIVEYYKGGRIVLSQNLFKMYSSLKFTNPSDRPIAISGLEKRLMSTFKTRGGYGVFQAFFERSLLWQRPESGSLARITYPADWNVPSWSWMSFDGSITYVDAPFEEVDWTKDYESPFEAKTGRQYWEANGSNPTPVLKSQSARKFSSSADPEMVSGRIKFDLDTYTHLELVALRCIIIGKSKPSGPEDSTLYYVLVITSSPSGKVEAYIRVGVGIFLKSLISWGSEEYVEVH; translated from the exons ATGGATTCCTCTGAGCGTTGGCTATTGGACGACTCCGCCCGTCTCACCATGGAACCCATGGAAGTCATGGATGTTACCATGGATAACTCCATGCATAATTCCAAGAGTTATTCCCAGGATTATTCCATGGATGATGCTACGGATGATGCTACGGATGATACCTCGGATGTGGACTTTGATCTTCGTGACAAGATCTTCGACGCCATGCAAGAGAATAACGAGGGCAAGGAGTTCATTCCAGCCGATGAAATTACCCGCCTCGCCTCTCGCGACGCTATCGAGGCCGAACTCATGAACACGTGCGCACATGACGAGTTGGCCAAGCACGTCGACTATGTGCTCAACAAGCCGGCCATCAAGGTTTTCCTCATCCTGGTCTCATGCCAGAACGTTGGTGCTATGACCAAGATATATGCCAGTGGCTTTGGTGATGAACACTTACCCCTATGTGAACAAGGTAGCACGAGAGGCGGCAAGCGCCAGAAGCAGCTCCAGTCGCTGAGCCCAAAGCCCGACACTGTTTCAGTCCTGAACCCTCTTCGCTCATGGCGACATGCTGAACGTCGCTTATTTCTTGAGAAGCAGTGGGTTTTTATGGCCCCCGTCTTTAGGAGAGAAGAGTTTGCGCACAAGCTGCACCCCCGCTGTCCTCTACCATTTATACCGTTCACCGATAACGACCAGACTCAGAATGGAGCTCGGGGGGGCATGTCTGGCTCGATTCAAGAGATCCAAGTTCACGAGGCACATCAGAAGGTTCTTCCGCAG GATGGGAAACCTATACGTGTTGCCTTGAAGATCATCTTACCCCAGATGAGTCACTACTTTcagcaagaggaggaaactTTACGCGTCATTCAAAATATCGACCACCCGCATCTCATCAAGCCAATCGCCTCATACCAGTACCACAACCACGAAGATGGCTGTTTCCTGTTTCCCTGGGCTGAGCGTGGGAATCTCAAGGAGTTTTGGAAGACAGAGAAAACTCGCCCCCTCAAAAACCCTAAGATGATGGCATGGATGCTCAAGCAGATGTGTGGCCTCTGCGACGCTCTTGGTATTTTGCACGGTAAGGGCCGCCGCCACGGGGATATCAAGCCCGAGAACATCCTTCTCTTTGAAGAAGGTGGCTACAATGGCACCCTACGCATTGCTGATGTTGGACTGGCAAAGTTTCATGCCGATGCGACTGAGCGGCGCGTGCTACTCAAGGAGATAACCAAGACCATGACAGGAACAACGCGCTATTTGTCCCCTGAATTTGTCCACAAGGACCAGATCCCACGCGTCTTTGATGTATGGTCTTTGGGCTGCGTCTTTGTCGAGTTTCTCATCTGGACACTTCACGGCTACAATCAACTCTCTAGCTTTAGAAAGGCCAGCTGTGCGTACTTCTGGGAGGAGGTGAACGGCTCGTTCGACATTCACCCCGAGGTGCGCACGTGGATGTCCAATATCGAAAAGATCCTCCAAGGGTCAAAGACAGCCCTAGAAAGCCTGCTCAACCTGGTCAAGTCTCACATGCTAGTTACCGATGACAAGATGCGGAGTTCGAGTACGGAGGTGCATAAGATGCTAGCTGAGATTTGTCAACACGCAAAAAACGAACCCAGATACCTCAACAATGACGAGGTCGAATCACGAGCCAGAACATATCCCCCACGCCCCAGGGAGTCTCCCCATAATCTTGCTCCTCCCCCGGAGCAGCAGAGAGGTAGACTAGCCCCTCAAAAGCAGGGCTCGTTTGACATCCATGTCGTGGGGCCAGACGATGAGGTCGACAACACAAGCTTGATAGTTAACACAACAATCAGAGCTCAGCAA TACGTAG AATGTGAGATAAAGGAGACAACTTACTCGAACCAACTCATCACTGACCGGTTACCTTCCAGATGGTCAGCAAGAGCACACATGCCAGAGGAGTTGTCGTTGCTGACCGTTGATCAGGAG CAAGTACACAGGCTCAACAAAGACACCTGGCAGTCAAAAGCCGATAATGAGTTTGCACAAAGCTTGTTCTCCAACTCTGACTGGTCACACCAGTATCCTGCTCAAGCGCCCTCAAAGCTCTGCCGCAAGTGCACGTCATTGGACATCTGGCAGCCGGGATTTGAGTTTGGTGGTCTTGTTGGTGACATCAGGGCCAGATCCAAGGAATGTGACCTTTGCCTTCTCTTTACCCAGGCTGCTTCAAAGCTAAAATGGGGAGACAGCGTGAGACTCCTGAGCCGACGTGTCGATTCTACCATACGGATCATGCCAGATGGTCCAACCATTCTGTCACTCTATTCAGACCCTG AGGAGGTCCCAGCCAGTCCAGATGCCCAGATTGGCTATCCTCTCCTACCCAAGGCCGGAAGCCCCTCACAATTCGCCTTCATACATGAGTGGTTACGTGTTTGTCGAGAAACACATCGCCATGGACGCTTGCCTGACGCTAGCCTCAATTCGGCAGAGCTTCCAACCCGTGTCATTGACCTCGGGGTCTCAGACAAGCCTAAGCTCCAACTAATCGCCGGCGAGGACATGGAGTCCCAACAGTATTTCGCCTTGAGCCACTGCTGGGGCAAGAGCATGAGGTTCAGGGCCCTAAAGGAGAACATCGAGGCTCTCACCAAGGCAATCGACTTCCGTCGCCTCCCACGTACCTTCAAAGAGGCTATCAAGACGGCACGTGGGTTGAACGTGAGGTACTTGTGGATCGATTCCTTGTGCGTTATTCAAGATGACCAAGATGACTGGAAGCGTGAAGCCGCCCGGATGCAGCAGGTCTTTAGCAATGCCACTTGTGTGATTGCGGCTAGCTCGGCCAGTTCATCTGCTGAAGGTTTCTTGGAGACTCGACGAGATGAGCGACCTTTCGTAACGCTGCGTTCCCCTTCTGGGGCCACCACCTATGTCTGCAAGTTTATAGATAACTTTGCCCAAGACATGGAAGAGGCACCCCTAAACAAGCGTGGATGGGTGCTACAGGAGAGAGCACTTGCACGACGGTCGATTCACTTTACCTCGACTCAGGTCTACCTAGAGTGTGGTGAAGGTGTACACTGCGAGAGTTTGATGAAGTTGGCAAA TGACAAAGCCGCTTTCTTGGGCGATTCTGACTTCCCCAACTCCATCGTCGAGTACTACAAGGGTGGCAGGATCGTTCTCTCACAGAACCTGTTCAAGATGTACTCGAGCCTCAAGTTCACTAACCCTTCAGATCGGCCCATTGCCATATCAGGTCTGGAGAAGAGATTGATGTCAACTTTTAAGACAAGAGGTGGCTATGGCGTGTTTCAGGCCTTCTTTGAGCGTAGCCTCTTGTGGCAGCGACCAGAGTCGGGTTCCTTAGCTCGCATTACCTACCCGGCAGATTGGAATGTTCCATCCTGGTCGTGGATGTCCTTTGATGGTAGCATCACGTACGTCGATGCGCCGTTTGAGGAAGTCGACTGGACTAAAGACTATGAGTCTCCGTTTGAAGCTAAAACTGGGAGACAATATTGGGAAGCCAATGGGAGCAATCCAACGCCCGTTCTCAAGTCGCAGTCGGCAAGGAAATTCTCCTCATCAGCCGACCCGGAAATGGTCTCGGGGAGAATCAAGTTCGATCTAGACACTTATACACATCTCGAGCTCGTGGCTCTCCGATGTATCATCATTGGAAAGTCCAAGCCATCTGGGCCTGAAGATTCCACCCTGTACTACGTCTTGGTCATAACCAGTTCACCTTCGGGCAAGGTCGAGGCGTACATCCGGGTCGGAGTTGGGATTTTTCTCAAGAGTCTTATTTCTTGGGGCTCAGAGGAATACGTAGAGGTTCATTAG